The following DNA comes from Oceanococcus atlanticus.
CCGGCGCCAACACACTGGCGGTAAACCCCGCCGTCATTGCCGGCGAACAGGCACACACCGCCATCTTCCGTCGGCACGTAGATGCCATCATGCTGGTCCGGATGGGTGGTGGTTTCGGTGGTCGGCGGATAGGTGGTGGGGCAAATCGGCAGGCCCAGGCTGACCGCCTGGCAGGAATCCCCGGCGTAGTAGGTGCCAATCACGTTGTAATCGTTGGTGCCGATTTGGGCCACGCCGTTCTGGCCGATCAGATCGGTGGTGCGCGACTGCCACACCTCTTCCAGACCAAAGCTCAGCCGGGTCGGTACGCCCTGTGCATCCTGACGTGTGGGGTCGGGCTGAATCCAAAGGTTGTACCAGGCCTGAACACCCGGCGCATTGATGGCCGCCAAGGCCACAAACGACGAACCCGACAGCGGGTTGGCCGCGATTTCAGTGTCATCCGCCAAGCGCAGCCAGGTGTCGCCGAAGTCGGGCGAAACGTACAAGCCATTGAGCGAGGTCGGGTACAGCGGCAGCCCCGGTTTGGGGTCCAGACCATCGGGAATATCCAGCACCGGCACACCGCCATTGAACAGCACGGCGTCCTCAACAATGGCATAGACATAGTTGTGATCCTGCCCCGGACCGTAGGCAATACCCAGCTCGGTGCGACCAATACGCTCTTCGGTGGCAAAACCGAAATTGCTCAGACCGTCACCAGACACATCCAGGCGCGCGAAGGTATCCACCTCACCGCTGGCGGAGCGGTACAAACCATTGCCGGGTGAATGCACCGTGCCATCGGGAAAGGTTGCACGGCCGGCGCGATAACCCACCGCCGCAAGCACCTCGCCACCCGCTTCGTCAGTGCTGCCGCCCGGTTCCTTGACCACCACATCGGTCACGAAGTTGGCGAACTGGCAGGGTCCGAAATCGGTCACACCCGCACACTCGGGCGAGGTCGGCAGATTCACATTGACGAAGCTGCTGCCCGCATCGGTGGAGCGGAACAGACCTTTGGAGGTGGCCACGTAAACGATCTCGGGCTGGGCGCGATCAACCGCCACCTCGAAGCCCAGCGCGCCATCCGGCACACCCTCGGCCTGATGCCAGGTCTGACCCAGGTCATCGCTCCAGAATGCGCCCAGTCCGGAATAGGTGTTGCCCCCCATCAGGTGTTCGCCGGACACCACAATCAGACGTCCGCCGCCAGCGGTGGTCCATTCGACCGCACCATTGACCAGCGTGGGCAGATTGTCACCAACCGGCACCCACATGTCGCCCAGTTCACGCACGCTGTCGGCTTCGCTCATCCACACGCCGCCAGTGCCGATCAGGGCGAACAGACGCTTGTTCTGCTCATCGTAGGCAAAGCTGTCGACACGCCCCATCGAAGTGACGATGCCCAGCCCCAGGCCACCGCGATCGGGGTCATCCAGCAATGGTCCCTGGCCGTACTCGGCCCAGGTGCCGGTACTGCCAGCCACATCGGCTTTGGTTTCGGCCAGCTTGGCCTTTTGCGCCAGCGCTGCGCGATACGCGCCCTGCGGCACCGCACCAACCCCCTGGGTCAGCACACCGCTGACCGCAAGCACTTCGGCCATCGGCTCGGGATGTTTGGAATTCAGACAGATCTGCTCACCGTACTGCGCGTTCAACGCGGCGATCTGGCTTTTGCTCAGACCTGGCTGAAACTCGCGTGCGTAGTCCGCTGTGATGGTCAGGTTGTAACCCGTCGGACAACTTGCCTGCGGATCTTCGGATTGAAAATAAAACAGCGCAGACGCCAAAACAGCCACGGCGCCTGCCGCGAAAACGGAGTTTCTCATGGTAATCGAGCCTTTACGGTTCAAGCCACGACAGCCTGCTGCGGCCACGCGCGACGTCAAACCTTGTTCTTGGAATCCCAAACACAAACCGATAACACGCACGAACGCATCATTCGGTGCCGTCGTTTTGTGATCGCTCCTTGATCACCCGCACTTGGGCCAACAACCGCAACCATCCGCCAGCGATGACGCGATCCGCCGCAAGCGGCGTTAAAGCACGGTTTGTTGAGGATGCAAGAGGCAGGCCAAAGCCCTGAACTTCGCCACGCTAGAGCTGATAGCTCAGTTGCACGCGCAGGGTGCGCCCGAGCAAACGGTAGGTTGAGACATCGGTGTTGGCCACGTCGCCATTGGCCAGAAATGGCGGATCACGATCAAGCAGGTTATCCACCCCCACACTCAGGCTTGCGTGCTCATCAAAGGCCCAGCCGGCATGCAGGTCGTGGTACACGCGGTCAGACACCCGGTTACTGGTGCCGGGGAAAATTTCCCCGCCCTGCTCGCGCAGGCGGCCAATCCACTGCGCGGCATAACCCAACGAAAGATGCTCGGCCTGCCAGGCCAGACTCAAATGCCCCTTCCAGCGGGGGATGGCACCAAAACTGTCCGCATCATAGGCGCCCTCGCCGACAAACGGCGCGGCGTTGGGGAAGGCCTTGAGCTCACGCATCAGCACATGACTGAGCAGCAAGCGTGGCTTGAGCCGCCCACCGGCCAGCGCCATGCTGTAGCTCATGTCCAGATCAATGCCACGCGCCCGTTCGCTGGCGATGTTCTGCAGCTCAGCCCGCACCTGAACGATATTGCCGTGCGCATCGCGCTCAATACGCTGGCAGAAATTGGCCTCACCGGTGGCCAAACACTGGTCGAGCAGCGTATTGGCCCCGAGCGCGGCGATACCGTTATCGATGCGGATGTCGTAGATATCCAGACTGACGAGCAGCCCCGGCCACGCCTGCGGCGACCAGCTCACGCCGGCGCTGATCACATCGGCCTGCTCTGGGGCCAGCGCCGGGTTGCCACCACCCAGCTGCGGGGTTTCATTGCCACTTTGATCAAAACTGCCATCAGCCGGCACGCCTTGCCCCACGCACAGATCGATTTCACGCTGATCCAGCTGGCTGAAGTCGGCACAGGGGTCATCCACGGCAGGATTGGACTGCGCCGTCCCGCCGAAAAGCTCGCCCACGGTCGGCGCGCGAAATGCCTGGCTGTAAGCCAGCCGCAAGACCACATCAGGCTGCGGCATGAATTGCAGGGCGCTGTCGAAAACCCATTCATGATCGAAATTGGAAAAGCGGATCGCACGGGCACCCAGATCAAGATGCAGACGGTTGTCCGACAGCAAGGGCAAACCGGCTTCAACGTACAGCTCATGACTGTCGAAACGGCCGCGTGTCGGCTGGCGCGCCGCGCCGGTGGTGTTGCCCGCCTGAGTCTGCGCATCCGGGGTGTCGTGGGCACGCTCATCGCGATACTCGTAACCTGCGGCCACAGCCACCGGCCCCGCCGGCAGCGCACCAAGCAGACCACCCAGATTGAGGCTGAACACCGCCTGCTCGTTCTCGAAACGATCGCTCAACACGCTCAGCCCAGTGTCTGCCAGCATCGCGGGTGTAATCGAACCAGGCCCGCCGAACAGATTCAGCGGTACACAATCGGTAATCGGTGCCTGCGCGGTTCCACACACGGCCTGGCCTGCCGCATCACGAAATGACGGACCCAACGCCTGCGCCACGCGGTCCGCCAGCAGATCACCATATTGATGCTGGCGCACGCGATTGCGCGCCTGGCTCAGCGCCATATCCCAACGCCATGCACGCCACTGCCCTTCAGCGCCCAGAACCATGCGCCAGGCTGTGTTGTCCTGGGCAAATCCGCGCGCACCGCCCTCGACCAGACGCCGCCGGGCATCGCTGATGGTCTCGCCAAATGGGTTGTAGAGGTTGTCCTGTGAGACGCTCACGCCGGCCAGGCGATTGGTGAAAAACGGCAACGGCGCCAGACGGGTGAAGCTGTCGCGTTGCTGATACAAACCTTCCATGAACAGGCTGGTCTGCGCACTCACAGGATGGCCAAGTTGGGCAAACAACGAGGTGCGCCGGGCCTCCTGCAACAAGTCCTCAAACGGATTGAAATTGAAGCGGTCGTTGTCTTCACCCTGGCTGATCCAGGGCCGGAAATCGTCAGCGGCGTCGCCATCGCGACCGGCGATCAAGGTCAGGCGCTCTCCACTGGAGGGCAAACGAAAATTGCCATACGGCGGTGCCGAGCTGCCGTCGGGGACAATCGCATTGTCCTCCCCGGACACCGTCAGCAGCTGGCGTGAGAAGGCCCGGTCACCCTTGCTGACCGGTTGCTGGTCGAAATACTCGGCGCCCAAGCTCAGTGCCGTGGAACCCAGGCGGGCGCCATACACCGCGCTGAGCGTGGCAGCCTCGCCATCACCACGGTCGCTGCTGCGCCCATCGGCCAGCAGCTGCAAGCCCTCATCAGCCTGATGGGTGATGATGTTGACCACACCGGCCACCGCATCGGCGCCGTACTCGACCGACGCGCCATGGCGCAGAATTTCGATGCGCTCGACCATGGCCAGCGGAAGCATGGCCAGATCAACCACGCCGGCCGTGCCATTGCCGCCGGCCACAAAACGCCGCCCGTTGACCAACACCAGGGTCCGCTTGGCGCCCAGACCGCGCAGCTCAACCGTTTCGATACCGCGCGAAAAACCGCCACCGCTGTCACGCGCGCCCACCGTGGTCCCAAGCGGTGCGCCGGCCATCATCGGCAGCGTCTGCAGATAGCGCCCCACGCTTAAGGCGCCGGACGCGCGCAGGGCGTCACGCCCGATCACGGTGACCGGTGAAGTCAGCGGCAGGTTGTCCAGACGTGAACCGGTTACCGTCATCTTGTGCAGCGACGCCGCATCATCCTGTGCACCGGCCGGGCCCGCCGCAACACCCAACAGCACGGGCAGCAGAATGATTTTTAACACGCGCATCACACTAATCTCTGAGTACTGGCCCCGCCAGCATGGCGTTGCCGCAGCCTGAACCAGGCCAGAACAAGCCCCGGATGGTAGCGCGGCGAGCCGGTCGCGCGCTGTGTTGCAGGTATCATGGGCCGATGCACGGCTTGCTCTCGACATGTCTGAAAATCATGCCTGCGCTGGCTCTGGCCGCGCCGCTGTTTGTGCTGTTGTGTGCCGCATTGTTCCCGCCCGGCAGCGTACCCCACGCCGGACAATGGTGGCCTGACACCCCTAGCCTGGCGTCCCTGCAACGCGCCTGGTCGCTGGCCGGGATGGGACCGGCGCTAGGCTGGTCGCTGCTGATTGCGCTGTCCGGCATGCTGCTCTCGGTGGTGGTGGCCTCGCTCAGCGCATTGGCCATTCATCTCAGCCGCCCGCTACCCCGACGCCTGTTCATCACGGCCCTGGTACTGGCCGCATCCGTGCCCTACACCGCACTGTGGCTGCCGCGCTTTCTGCTATTCAACGCACTGGGTTTGCAGGACACACCGCTTCCATTGCTGGCGCCGGCCCTGCTGGGTGGTGGACCGCTGTTGATCCTGCTCTATCTCTATTCGCTGCGTCACATCCCCATGGCCCAACTGGAGGCGGCACGCCTGGAAGGTCTGGGTCTGATCGGCCTGTGGTGGCAGGTGGTGCTGCCGCAGCTGCGTGGGGCCACCCTGGCTGTGGCGTTTCTCAGTTTTGCCGCGTTCTGGGGCAATGCGCTGGACCCGCTGATCTACCTGCGCAGCGGCGCCGTCACCACCGCGCCACTGGCCCTGCATGGCCTTGAAGTGCTTGGTCAGGGCGAGCTGTCGGTGTGGATGGCCGGTGCGGTCTGGCTGATCCTGCCCATCCTGTTTTTCCTTGTGGCCATGTTGCCATGGCTCAAATCCCAGGAGAGTCGCTAATGCGCCTCATCATGCTGCTCAGTTTGATCCTGCTCGGCTGCACCTCGCCGGATGGCGACACACCCACCCGACAGCAGATCCGCCTGCAACTGGTTGCCGATCCGGTCGAGGTCAGCGCCTATCGTGACCTGATCGCTGCGTTTGAAGCGCAAAACCCGGATATCGAGGTGTCCCTGCGCACCATTGGCCGCCAGCGTGAGCATGTCACCCAGCTGGCCACCGCATTTGCCGGGGGCGGCCCACCGGACCTGTTCCTGATCAATTACCGCCGCTACGGTCAGTTCCTGGGCAAGAACCTGTTGCAGCCCCTGGGGCCAGCCGTGGCGGCACAGGGCGCTTTTGAGCCCGAGGATTTCTACCCCGCGGCACTCGAAGCCTTCCAATATCAGGGCGCCCAGCTGTGCCTGCCGCAGAACATTTCGACCCAGGTGGTGTACTACAACCGCGCGCTGTTTCAACGCTATGGGGTTGAGGAGCCCGCCGATGACTGGAACTGGAAAGCCTTTCACGATGCTGCCCGAGCGCTAACCCGCGACACCGACGGCGATCGCCAACCCGATGTGTTCGGTCTGGATTTCGATCCCGACCTGGTCCACATGGCGCCCTTTGTGTGGCAGGCCGGGGGGCGCATCGTGGACCGGCTGGAGCAGCCCCGCGCCCTGATGTTGCGCGATTACAAAGCCTTGATCGGCCTGATGTACCCCAAACGGCTGCGCACCGAAGTTGGGGTGATGCCACCGCTGGCTCAACGCCGCGCGCTGGGCCCCGAGGCACGCTTCATACAGGGCGGGCTGGGCATGATCATTCAAAGCCGGCGCTACGCCACAGCCCTGCGCAGCGTTGAGGGGCTCGACTGGGACGTTGCCCCTCTGCCGCGCAACAAGCAGGCTGCCACCTTGCTGCACGCCGATGCCTACTGCCTGAGCCGCGCCAGCACCCAGCATGATGCCGCCGCGCGCTTCGTGGCCTATGCCCTGAGCGAAGCCGGTCAGCGTCGCCTGACGGCCAGTGGACGGATCGTGCCGGTGCGCCGCTCGGTCGCCCAAAGTGAGGCTTTTCTTGATCCGGATCTGCCACCCTCTCGCGCCCAGGTGTTCCTCGACAACATCGCGATCGTGCGCCGGTTGCCGGTCACCCCCTACTGGTACGAACTTGAGAATCGCAGCAAGCCGATCATCGAGGAATGGATGTTCGAATCCATGGCCAATGCCGGGGCCGAAGCACAGATGGGCCTGCACGACGGCAACCGTCTGGTCACCCTGATCGACGACGCGGTGGGCGATCTGTTCCCACCGGCCACGCCATGAGCGGCAGCGCGCTGAGCCTGCGCAATGTCACCGTGCGCCTGGGCCACAACACCGTGCTGGAGGATTTCAACCTTGAGGTTGCCGCCGGTGAACGTCTGGTGCTGGCCGGCCCTTCAGGCAGCGGCAAATCAACCCTGCTGCGCGCCATCGCCGGTCTGATCCCGATCAGCGCGGGCGAAATCCGCATCGCGGGGCGTCCGGTACAGCACTTGCCCCCGGGCCAGCGCGCGGTCGGCATGGTGTTTCAGCAGGCGGCCCTGCTGCCTCATCTGAGCGTGCTCGACAACCTGACCTTCGGCTTGCGCGCACGCGGCATGCGCAAAGCTGCTGCCGTGCAGCGGGCGCGCGATGTGGCCGGCTGGCTGGAAATCAGCGCCCTGCTGGAGCGGCGCCCACGCGCGCTTTCAGGCGGTGAACAACAACGTGTGGCACTGGGTCGTGCACTGCTGCGTGAAGGGGGCCTGATCCTGCTGGATGAACCTTTGTCCCAGCTTGATGCACCGCTGCGCGCGCGCCTGCGCGAGGAACTGTTGCGGGTCCACGGCCTGTCGCAGGCAACCATGCTGCACGTGACCCACGACCAGCACGAAGCGATGGCCCTAGGAGACCGTATCGGCATCCTGGAGCACGGCCGCCTGCTGCAGCTTGACCCGCCCCACGCCATCTACGCCCAACCGCACAGCGCGGCGGTCGCGCGTTTCATCGGCAGCCCCGGCATCAACCTGATTCCACTGGCCCGCCAGGGCGATCGCTGGCACTGGGGCGATCATCTCGTACCCGGCCCCGCAACCGAAGGCCGCGCCTTGCAGCTGGGTATTCGTCCGGAGCATCTCAAACCCAGTGATGACCCGACAGCCTGGCCGGTCACGCTCAAACGACGCGAAATTCTCGGCGAGCGCGAGCTGTGGTACCTGAGCGGCCACGATGACCTGGAACTGGTGGCGTCCCAGCCCCTGCAGCCAACGCCGCCGCCGGCCACGCTGCGGATCGCTGCGGATTTTGACCAGGCCCTGTACTTCGAGCCCGGCGATGGTCGCCGCATCCCGGCATGAAACTGATCCCACTGGCGCTGGCGCTGGGACTGCTGGTGTTCGCGCCGCTGCTGATGACACTGGTACTGGGCCTGTTCAGCTTTGACGGCCTGGCGGCCCCGCAGTGGCTGGGCTGGGCCGCCTACCAGCGCATGCTGGACGATGCCCTGTTCCAGCAGAGCCTGCGCAACTCACTGCTGATAGCCGCACTCAGCATTCCCTTGCGCCTGCTGCTGGCGCTGGGCCTGTCGCTGCTGTTGCAACGACCCGGCCGGGCCAGCCGCGCCGCCCTGCTGATCAGCCTATTACCGGTGGTGGTGCCGACCCTGGTCTGGGCCACCGCTTGGTTGTGGTTGCTCAACCCGCATTTCGGCCCGATCGCGGCTGCCCTCGACAACTGGCGGGTGAATGGCGCCAGCTGGCTGCTCAGCGCCGAGGGTGCACGCAGTTCACTGATTCTGATCCTCGGCGTTCTGGCCGGTGAACTGTTGTTGATCCTGGTCGTGGCACGCCGTCAGATTCCGCAGGCCTGGTACGATCTGGCCGCGCTGGAGGGGGTCAGCCGCCTGGGCCAGTTTCGCCTGATCAGCCTGCCGTTAATGGCCCCGATCATCGCCCTGCTGGCCGCGCGCGACTTCGCCATGACCTTTCAGACCAGTTTCATTCCAGCGCAGATCGTGACCAAAGGCGGGCCTCAATTCATGAGCACGATGCTGCCGCAGTACGTGTACGAAAACAGCTTCGAGTACCTGCGCTTCGGTTACGCCGCCACGCTGTCCAGCGCCATGCTCGCCATCACCTTGGTGGTGCTGGTGCCACAGGCGCTGCTGCTGTGGCGCTGGCTCAAGCGGGATGACAATCCGGCCTAAGCCGCCGGCGTCAGGCCAAACACACGCTGTGCATTGCCGCCCAGAAAGGCGGCTTTGACCTCGTCATCCAGGGCCAGCGTATCCAGACCCTGCAAGGCTTTGGCCGGCGTCATCATCGGGTAGTTGGTACCAAACAGCACCTTGTGACGACCATGCGCCTTGAGAAAATCAACCAGCGCAGGCGGATAACGCGTCACGCTGTAGGCCGATGTATCGATGAACACGTTCTCGTGCTTGGTGGCCACCGCAATGGCTTCTTCGGTCCAGGGATAGCCAATATGGCCGCCCACAATACGCAGCTCCGGGAAGTCCAGAGCGACCTGGTCAAGGTAGATCGGCCGTCCCACTTCGCTGGGCATCAGCGGCCCGGTATGACCGATCTGAGTGCAGAACGGCACGCCCAGATCAGCACATGCGGTGTACACCGGATAGAAGCGTCGGTCTGTCGGCGGCACTTCCCACAACCATGGCAGCACACGAATGGCTTTGAAGCCCAGTTCGTTGATGCAGCGGCGCACTTCGCGCAGCGCCTGCATGGGCCGCGAAATATCCACCGAACCGACACCAACCAGACGACCGTTTGAGGCGGCAACAAACTCGGCCACCTCATCGTTTGAGATCATGACGTTGCGCGGCGCAACCCAGGCCGAAATCAGGCTGACATCCACGGCCGCCGCATCCATGGCCGCCAGCGTGGCGGCAACCGGCACCGGCTGGCTCGGCGGTGCACTGCGCGTCCAGCGCCACAGGGACTCGAAAATCGGATCCTGAATATGGCGCAAGGTCGGGTGCTGCGCCCAGGCATCAATAATCATCATCGTGATCTCTTACGTTGTGTGCAAGCAGACAAACCGCCTGCAGATTTAACACAGGCTACAACTCAAGCAGCCCCAAAGCATGGCGCACATCCAGTTGCGCTTCCAGGCGATCCAGGGCCGCGCTCACCCGCCGCGTGCGCTGCTGTTGCAGCACCGCTTCGGCGGCCAGCACATCCTCGATGCGTTCACGCCCGGCCTCGAAACGTGCATTGCGCACAGCCAGACGCTGATCTGCCGATTCCTCGGCTGCTGCGGCCAGGCGCTCGCGCTCCTGCGCCAGTGCCAGATCCTGATAGGCCCGCTCAAGTTCCAGACGCACCTGCCGACGCTGCTCCGCCAGCCGCGCCTGGGCATCCTGCGCCTGGGCCTGGAGCGCGGCGCGGCGGGCCGAGCGTGTACCACCGCTGAACAGCTGCCACTGCACCTGCACGGCAGCACGCACATCATGCTCCGGCTCGATCGGATCACCGTCGGTTTTCAGGGCCGTGAACTCCGCTCCGATCTGAGGCCAGGCCTCGGCCGAGATCCCGCGCGCGCGCAGCTGCAGCGCCCGCACGCTCAGGCTCAGAGCCTGCAATTCAGGGCGGTGCTGCTCGGCCAGGGCGGCGGCCTGATCGCGCTCGGGCACCGATGGCGACAACTTGGGCTCAGCCAGATTCAACCAGTCCTCGGCGCGCCCACCCGCAATGCTGGCCAGCTCATCCGCGAGCAACGCACGCTGATGGCCGATCTCGGCCTGGCGCTGAGCCACCTCGTCGCGGGCCAAACGCACATCCAGCGCATCAGCGCGCAGGGCACGGCCCTGTTCGACTAAAGACTGAACATACTCAAGCCGGGCTTCGCTGCTGGCATGCAGGGCTTCAAACCCACGCGCGCTTGCGCTCAGCCGCAGCTGGGCCAGATACAGCTTGGCCGCACCCAGCGCCGCACTGTCAGCCACGCGCTGCGCGCGCCAGGCCTGAGCCTCGGCATCGGCCTGCGCAGCCGGCACCTGATACAGGCTGCGTGAGGGCTGGAACAAAGGCTGCCGCAAGATCAGCGCCTGCCGCTGGCCCAGATGCTCACCCAGGCGCAGCGCTCCGTTGCCGGTGTCGATCTGGGCCACGCGGTCGCGGTGCAAGGCGCTGTAAGTCACGTCCAGGGTGGGCGCCCAGGCGGCCCGTCGCTGCACCGAGACCAACGCTTGCGAAGCACGCAGAGCATGACTTTCGGCCTGAACCAGCGGCAGCTGACGAGCCTTGTCCATCAGCGCTTCAAGTTCCAGCGCCTGGGCCTGCGCCGGGGCGGGTTGAAGCAGCAGCGTGCCCAGGGCCAGCGCGCCGACAAGCGAGGCGCTGGCACGCACGACCTCACCACCACGCCAGGCCAGCAGCAGACGACACAATGCCGGCACCACGAACAGGGTCAAAGCGGTCGACGTCACCAAGCCGGTGATGATCGGCCAGGCCATCGGCGGCCACATCGTCGAGTTGGACAGCGCCAGTGGTAGCAAACCCGCCACGGTGGTCGCGGTGGTCAGCAGAATCGGCCGGGTGCGGCGCTCCACCGCTTCGGTCATGGCACGCACAAACGGTTTGCCCGCTGCGAGGTTCTGATCAAGCACATCAATCATCACAATCGCATTGTTGACCACAATCCCGATCAGCGCGATGCAGCCCAGCAAAGGCTGAAACCCGAACGGAATACCGAGCAGCGCCAGGCCGGCAATCACGCCGACAAAGGCCAGCGGCACCGAGGTCATCACGATCAGCAAACGGCGGAAGGAATTGAACTGCCAGAGCAGGAAGAACAGCAGCATGGCCAGCCCCAGCGGCGCCACCCCGGCGATCGCCGAATTGGCATCCCCGGAGGCCTCGGCCTCGCCCGCAAACTCGTAGGTCGTGCCCTCAGGCAGATCCAGCGCGGCCAGACGCGGTTGCACCGCATGCAGCACCTGGCTGAACACGAAACCGAAATCCAGCTCGGCAGAGACCAACGCATTGCGGCGCTGGTTTTCGGTGTAGATCGCCCCTGGTTGCCAGCTCAGACTGGGTCGCGCCAGCGCGCCCAGCGGAATGCCCTGGCCCTGTGCATTGAACACCATCACACCTTCAAGATCGGCCGGGCTGGTTTTTTCACCCGCCAGCGAACGTACCAGGATCGGCGCCGGCTCATGAGTTGCACGGTAGCTGCCGATGCGAATGCCCTGGCTGCGGCTGAGCAAGGCTTGCGCCACATCAGCTCGGCTCAGGCCGTAACTCATGGCGTGGGCATCGTCGATCTCGAACTGCATCTCAGGCGCGCCCAGCCCCAGATTGTGGGTCGCGTCGATGGCACCGGCAGTGCTCTGCACGGTCTGCAGAATCATGTCGGTGGCCTGCGCCAGACGCACCGGATCCTCGTTGTAGATGCGCACTTCGATCGGCGAGTCGATCGGTGGGCCCTGGGCCAGAATCTTGGCGATGACATCTGCTTCCGGCAACGCCCGGTGCGCAAACTCACGGATCGCCGCAATAATGCGCAGATTACCCTCGATGCCGGTCGAGCGCACCACCAACCGTGCTCGATTGGGCTGATCGGGGCGACGCAGCAGGTTGTAGTAGAAACGCGGCCCGGAATGGCCCAGGAAACCGTGCACTTCCAGCACATCGGGGTAGCTGCGCAGCGCACGCTCCACAACCCGCGCAACGCGCTCGGTTTCGGCCAGCGTTGTGCCTTCCGACAAGGCGATGTCAACCAGCACCTGGTCGCGGTCGGCCTGGGGAAAGAACTCGGACTCAAGATTGCTCAAGCCCCAGCTCATCAACACCGCGCAACCCACACCGGCGATACCCAGCACCAGGCCGGCACGCTGGCTGCCCAACCCACCGGCCAGGCGCCCCAGTTTCTCCGGCCAGCCACTTTCGACCTGCCCGGCCTTGCCTTGCGGCTTGAGAAAGGTTTCGCCCAGCATGGGGGTGATGACGGTGGCGAAAAAGTAACTCGCCACCAGTGAGATCATGATCATGATCGGCACAGCGCGGGTAAAGTCACCGACCCCGCTTTTCGACACCGCCAGCGGAATGAAGGCCGCGATGGTGGTGCCGGTTGCCGCCAACAAAGGCTTGGCCAGCTGATGCACCGCATTGAGCGCGGCATCAACCGGCGGGTAACCCTGATTGAGCTGGTATTGCACCTCCTCGATCATGACGATGGCGTTGTCGACCAGAATGCCCAGGGCCACGA
Coding sequences within:
- a CDS encoding ABC transporter ATP-binding protein, whose translation is MSGSALSLRNVTVRLGHNTVLEDFNLEVAAGERLVLAGPSGSGKSTLLRAIAGLIPISAGEIRIAGRPVQHLPPGQRAVGMVFQQAALLPHLSVLDNLTFGLRARGMRKAAAVQRARDVAGWLEISALLERRPRALSGGEQQRVALGRALLREGGLILLDEPLSQLDAPLRARLREELLRVHGLSQATMLHVTHDQHEAMALGDRIGILEHGRLLQLDPPHAIYAQPHSAAVARFIGSPGINLIPLARQGDRWHWGDHLVPGPATEGRALQLGIRPEHLKPSDDPTAWPVTLKRREILGERELWYLSGHDDLELVASQPLQPTPPPATLRIAADFDQALYFEPGDGRRIPA
- a CDS encoding carbohydrate ABC transporter permease: MKLIPLALALGLLVFAPLLMTLVLGLFSFDGLAAPQWLGWAAYQRMLDDALFQQSLRNSLLIAALSIPLRLLLALGLSLLLQRPGRASRAALLISLLPVVVPTLVWATAWLWLLNPHFGPIAAALDNWRVNGASWLLSAEGARSSLILILGVLAGELLLILVVARRQIPQAWYDLAALEGVSRLGQFRLISLPLMAPIIALLAARDFAMTFQTSFIPAQIVTKGGPQFMSTMLPQYVYENSFEYLRFGYAATLSSAMLAITLVVLVPQALLLWRWLKRDDNPA
- a CDS encoding efflux RND transporter permease subunit produces the protein MRMHQVLAARRLNLAVTVLFVLIGVLAYLSMPRQEDPFFPYRGGVIKTIFPGADAERIRKLVVAHLEREISEIADLDFVRSTVRNNVALTTVVMKDHIYDTESKWNEVRRAIDRARVFFPPGVEEPELDDRVITTSTATYAVTGSDDLHQMAAAARTLRDAFLQLGDLVRIDVYGEPGEQVNIALEDATAARYGISAQNLAQQLAGRVQLLGAGSLVAGSTRMTLKPETEFRSIEELRQTPVRLPSGDVIPLAALSEVWLGPQEPSTPRMWHNGEPAVLVDVIAAQNTINAVAYGERMRALVDALRPQLAPLQIQEMFYQPGRVKDRLDGLSRSLLMAVAIILLVLVFSMGMRLALLVAVILPAVAAMSLAFYALGGGVLHQMAVVGLIVALGILVDNAIVMIEEVQYQLNQGYPPVDAALNAVHQLAKPLLAATGTTIAAFIPLAVSKSGVGDFTRAVPIMIMISLVASYFFATVITPMLGETFLKPQGKAGQVESGWPEKLGRLAGGLGSQRAGLVLGIAGVGCAVLMSWGLSNLESEFFPQADRDQVLVDIALSEGTTLAETERVARVVERALRSYPDVLEVHGFLGHSGPRFYYNLLRRPDQPNRARLVVRSTGIEGNLRIIAAIREFAHRALPEADVIAKILAQGPPIDSPIEVRIYNEDPVRLAQATDMILQTVQSTAGAIDATHNLGLGAPEMQFEIDDAHAMSYGLSRADVAQALLSRSQGIRIGSYRATHEPAPILVRSLAGEKTSPADLEGVMVFNAQGQGIPLGALARPSLSWQPGAIYTENQRRNALVSAELDFGFVFSQVLHAVQPRLAALDLPEGTTYEFAGEAEASGDANSAIAGVAPLGLAMLLFFLLWQFNSFRRLLIVMTSVPLAFVGVIAGLALLGIPFGFQPLLGCIALIGIVVNNAIVMIDVLDQNLAAGKPFVRAMTEAVERRTRPILLTTATTVAGLLPLALSNSTMWPPMAWPIITGLVTSTALTLFVVPALCRLLLAWRGGEVVRASASLVGALALGTLLLQPAPAQAQALELEALMDKARQLPLVQAESHALRASQALVSVQRRAAWAPTLDVTYSALHRDRVAQIDTGNGALRLGEHLGQRQALILRQPLFQPSRSLYQVPAAQADAEAQAWRAQRVADSAALGAAKLYLAQLRLSASARGFEALHASSEARLEYVQSLVEQGRALRADALDVRLARDEVAQRQAEIGHQRALLADELASIAGGRAEDWLNLAEPKLSPSVPERDQAAALAEQHRPELQALSLSVRALQLRARGISAEAWPQIGAEFTALKTDGDPIEPEHDVRAAVQVQWQLFSGGTRSARRAALQAQAQDAQARLAEQRRQVRLELERAYQDLALAQERERLAAAAEESADQRLAVRNARFEAGRERIEDVLAAEAVLQQQRTRRVSAALDRLEAQLDVRHALGLLEL
- a CDS encoding amidohydrolase family protein — its product is MMIIDAWAQHPTLRHIQDPIFESLWRWTRSAPPSQPVPVAATLAAMDAAAVDVSLISAWVAPRNVMISNDEVAEFVAASNGRLVGVGSVDISRPMQALREVRRCINELGFKAIRVLPWLWEVPPTDRRFYPVYTACADLGVPFCTQIGHTGPLMPSEVGRPIYLDQVALDFPELRIVGGHIGYPWTEEAIAVATKHENVFIDTSAYSVTRYPPALVDFLKAHGRHKVLFGTNYPMMTPAKALQGLDTLALDDEVKAAFLGGNAQRVFGLTPAA